The Methanobacteriaceae archaeon genome includes a region encoding these proteins:
- a CDS encoding IS1182 family transposase, protein MVVLFMVLKDDNINQTMLVPMDLRNLIPEDHPCYFIKNVVDLIDCSKANQEFRGKPGEFAYPRELLLRLILMSVFDGGLSSREIERKTRTDIAYMYLAAMEKPSYRTIARFKVDYTDLIDEAFKTTIKIAKENDLIKIHHVSLDGTKIKAKTSINKLTDENQIKIMKKHLKKSIELDQKEDEELEDESGNSVPESLTDKEKFKETVKEIQKSSKNNRNKDKLRSSSLNLLKQAEKNPKKVLKKLDKLEEKVKESPKDVISINDPDARLMKNKKGKWEWDYNAQIIVDEYKGIILSSYITQNPTDHFELIPSIEQLESNLIEIYDELPSNFQFSADNGYSTDENTTYLEEKGLDGYISTRKLSRKEKKYNLWEKPFKKDNFTYDAEIETYICPLGEILYRRRTYEYKNKQRITYWTNECKNCVMKEICCDKKNYRTIQDYGNPSKIRMQRKMETDWAQKIYKKRSKTAELPFAHIKQNMKLHEFTTTGIKNTNTEFKLYTIGHNLKRIYNEINTKNN, encoded by the coding sequence ATGGTTGTTTTATTCATGGTTTTAAAAGATGATAATATAAATCAGACAATGTTGGTCCCTATGGACTTGCGAAATTTGATTCCTGAAGATCATCCTTGCTATTTTATTAAAAATGTGGTTGATTTAATTGATTGTTCGAAAGCAAACCAGGAATTTCGTGGAAAGCCTGGTGAATTTGCTTATCCACGAGAATTATTGCTCAGACTCATTTTAATGAGTGTATTTGATGGTGGATTGTCTTCAAGAGAAATAGAAAGAAAAACAAGAACAGACATTGCATATATGTATCTTGCAGCAATGGAAAAACCATCATACAGGACAATAGCACGATTTAAAGTCGATTATACTGATTTAATCGACGAAGCATTCAAAACAACCATTAAAATTGCAAAAGAAAATGATTTAATCAAAATCCATCATGTGAGCTTAGATGGAACAAAAATCAAAGCAAAAACATCCATCAATAAATTAACCGATGAAAACCAAATCAAAATCATGAAAAAACACCTCAAAAAAAGTATTGAACTTGATCAAAAAGAAGATGAAGAACTTGAAGATGAATCTGGAAATTCAGTCCCAGAATCATTAACAGACAAAGAAAAATTCAAAGAAACAGTAAAAGAAATCCAAAAATCTTCTAAAAACAATAGAAATAAAGATAAATTACGTTCTTCAAGTTTAAATCTTTTAAAACAAGCAGAAAAAAATCCAAAAAAAGTTTTAAAAAAACTCGATAAACTCGAAGAAAAAGTAAAAGAATCACCAAAAGACGTAATTAGCATCAACGACCCTGATGCTCGTTTGATGAAGAATAAAAAAGGCAAATGGGAATGGGATTACAATGCACAAATCATTGTGGACGAATATAAAGGAATAATACTTTCATCATACATTACACAAAATCCAACAGACCATTTCGAACTAATTCCATCAATAGAACAATTAGAATCAAATTTAATCGAAATCTACGATGAATTACCATCAAATTTCCAATTCAGCGCTGATAATGGATATTCCACAGATGAAAACACAACATATCTTGAAGAAAAAGGCTTAGATGGATATATATCCACTAGAAAACTCTCAAGAAAAGAAAAAAAGTACAATTTATGGGAAAAACCATTCAAAAAAGATAATTTCACTTACGATGCAGAAATTGAAACATATATCTGTCCTTTAGGAGAAATTTTATATCGAAGAAGAACTTACGAATATAAAAACAAACAAAGAATAACTTATTGGACAAATGAATGTAAAAATTGTGTTATGAAAGAAATATGCTGCGATAAAAAGAATTACAGAACAATTCAAGACTATGGAAACCCTTCCAAAATCAGAATGCAACGTAAAATGGAAACAGACTGGGCACAAAAAATCTACAAAAAACGATCAAAAACAGCAGAACTACCATTTGCACACATAAAACAAAACATGAAACTCCACGAATTCACAACAACAGGAATAAAAAACACAAACACTGAATTCAAACTATATACAATCGGACACAACCTAAAAAGAATATACAACGAAATAAACACAAAAAACAATTAA
- a CDS encoding tetratricopeptide repeat protein: MINKAKQYIENDDYEKAIKLARKRHSKDDITNYLEILDLLINKDYLPALEEKGLYYQFYDKNHDDGDYGEKYFDKYLNKQPKSVNVICDKAMSRLNKQDYESALELMDNAYKNYSSYSKKEKPRILKSEILIGKVEILLKQKRYDDALVFIKSYENQFDSTQKSDLYMGQILQKTGKNEQALMYLNKSLLEEDTLIGFNAKGDALYELGRYKDALKEYNYCLNYESKVDDLELITNFNYKSAYCCLNLGDESEAIKYLNKTIHMLNEHGRLPRDIEAIYQKCSFEKERILKKGNVEDVEFRKNKFFSTKTTLIIFGVVLVLFFILKILGY, translated from the coding sequence ATGATTAATAAAGCAAAGCAATATATTGAAAATGACGATTATGAAAAAGCTATTAAACTTGCCCGTAAAAGACATTCAAAGGATGATATTACTAATTACCTTGAAATTTTGGATTTATTAATCAATAAAGATTATCTTCCTGCTTTAGAAGAAAAAGGACTTTATTATCAGTTTTATGATAAAAATCATGATGATGGGGATTATGGTGAAAAATATTTTGATAAATACTTAAATAAACAGCCTAAATCTGTAAATGTAATATGTGATAAGGCAATGTCCAGACTAAATAAGCAGGATTATGAATCAGCACTTGAATTAATGGATAATGCTTATAAAAACTATTCTTCTTATTCTAAAAAAGAAAAGCCACGTATTTTAAAAAGTGAAATATTAATTGGGAAAGTGGAGATTTTACTTAAGCAAAAAAGATACGATGATGCTTTAGTATTTATTAAAAGCTATGAAAATCAGTTTGATTCAACTCAAAAATCTGATTTGTACATGGGCCAAATTCTTCAAAAAACAGGTAAAAATGAACAGGCACTTATGTATTTGAATAAATCATTACTTGAAGAAGACACTCTTATTGGATTTAATGCAAAAGGTGATGCATTATATGAACTTGGCAGATACAAAGATGCTCTAAAAGAATATAATTATTGTCTTAACTATGAAAGTAAAGTTGATGATTTGGAACTTATTACAAATTTTAACTACAAATCTGCATATTGCTGTTTAAATCTTGGCGATGAAAGTGAAGCTATTAAATATCTAAACAAAACAATTCACATGTTAAATGAACATGGAAGACTTCCAAGAGATATTGAAGCTATTTATCAAAAATGCTCATTTGAAAAAGAAAGGATCTTAAAAAAAGGCAATGTGGAAGATGTTGAATTTAGAAAAAATAAATTCTTTTCTACTAAAACAACTTTAATCATTTTTGGTGTTGTTTTGGTGTTGTTTTTCATTTTAAAAATTTTGGGCTATTAA
- a CDS encoding glutamate--tRNA ligase, with amino-acid sequence MNDLEKIVFKYALLNAAKHKGSANPGAVIGSIMANEEELRSKAKEIGPLAGKIVAQVNALSAEEQASEMKKYGVEVEEKKPKAKEVGLQELPGTHENIVLRFAPNPSGPLHIGHSRAAVPNAEYVKRHNGKLILRIEDTDPKRVFEPAYEMIPEDLAWLGINPDEIIYQSDRFEIYYDYARQLIEKGAAYMCTCDGATFKELKDNCKPCPCRDNSVEENLALWEKFDTMQAGEAVLRVKTDINHKNPAIRDWVAMRLVDEEHPRMGTKYRIYPMMNFSVSVDDHLMGMTHVLRGKDHLANSEKQKYLYDHMEWDLPEFIHYGRLKMEDIALSTSKAMAGIEDGTYSGWDDPRLGTLRAIARRGIDPRTIYNLITEIGVKMADSAISWKKIYGLNRNFVEPIANRYFFCEEPVEVSVNGYEDGDVTIERPLHADHMDRGNRLLSFDGSAYIAKADYADGLFRLMDAVNVEIAGEDVNYHSTSFEEARDIKARIIQWVPTKENVNVKIVMDDASVKTGLGEIALNDLEVGDIVQFERVGFARLDEIKDDELVFYYAHK; translated from the coding sequence ATGAATGATTTAGAAAAAATTGTTTTTAAATATGCTTTATTAAATGCAGCTAAACATAAAGGAAGTGCAAATCCTGGTGCTGTTATAGGTTCAATCATGGCAAATGAAGAAGAACTTAGAAGTAAAGCTAAAGAAATTGGACCGTTAGCTGGTAAAATCGTAGCTCAGGTAAATGCTTTATCAGCTGAAGAACAGGCAAGTGAAATGAAAAAATACGGTGTAGAAGTTGAAGAGAAAAAACCAAAAGCTAAAGAAGTAGGACTTCAAGAGCTTCCAGGAACTCATGAAAACATTGTATTGCGTTTTGCTCCAAACCCAAGTGGACCATTACATATTGGACACTCCAGAGCAGCTGTTCCTAACGCTGAGTATGTAAAAAGACACAACGGTAAATTAATCTTAAGAATCGAAGATACTGATCCAAAAAGAGTATTTGAACCTGCTTATGAAATGATTCCTGAAGACTTAGCATGGTTAGGAATTAATCCTGATGAAATCATCTATCAGTCTGACAGATTTGAGATTTATTATGATTACGCACGTCAATTAATCGAAAAAGGTGCTGCATACATGTGTACCTGTGATGGTGCGACATTTAAAGAACTTAAAGACAACTGCAAACCTTGTCCATGTAGAGACAACAGTGTAGAAGAAAACCTTGCATTATGGGAAAAATTTGACACCATGCAAGCGGGTGAAGCAGTTCTTCGTGTAAAAACAGACATTAACCACAAAAACCCTGCTATTCGTGACTGGGTTGCTATGAGATTAGTTGACGAAGAACACCCACGTATGGGAACCAAATACAGAATATATCCTATGATGAACTTCTCTGTATCTGTAGATGACCATTTAATGGGAATGACTCATGTTTTAAGAGGTAAAGACCATTTAGCAAACAGTGAAAAACAAAAATACTTATACGACCACATGGAATGGGACTTACCGGAATTCATCCATTACGGAAGACTTAAAATGGAAGATATTGCTCTTAGTACCTCAAAAGCAATGGCTGGAATTGAAGATGGAACCTACAGTGGATGGGACGACCCTAGACTTGGAACCTTAAGAGCTATTGCAAGAAGAGGAATTGATCCAAGAACCATTTACAACTTAATTACCGAAATTGGTGTTAAAATGGCTGATTCTGCTATCAGCTGGAAAAAGATTTATGGTTTAAACCGTAACTTTGTAGAACCAATAGCTAACAGATATTTCTTCTGTGAAGAACCTGTAGAAGTTAGCGTTAACGGATATGAAGATGGAGACGTAACTATCGAAAGACCACTTCACGCAGATCATATGGACAGAGGAAACAGATTACTTTCATTCGACGGCAGTGCATACATTGCAAAAGCAGATTATGCTGATGGACTTTTCAGATTAATGGATGCTGTTAACGTTGAAATAGCTGGTGAAGATGTAAACTATCATTCAACTTCATTTGAAGAGGCAAGAGATATAAAAGCTAGAATCATCCAATGGGTACCAACCAAAGAAAATGTAAACGTTAAAATTGTTATGGATGATGCATCTGTAAAAACTGGTCTTGGTGAAATTGCACTTAACGATTTAGAAGTTGGAGACATTGTTCAGTTTGAAAGAGTAGGATTTGCTCGTTTGGATGAAATCAAAGACGATGAATTAGTATTCTACTATGCACACAAATAG